In Desulforegulaceae bacterium, the genomic stretch TGACTTTTTCAGCTGCTATTGTAAGGTCACCCTCATTTTCACGATCTTCATCATCTGTCAAAATCACCATTTTACCGGCTTTAATGTCTTCAATAGCCTGCTTAATACTTATTCTTGGCATTTTTTGTAACCCCGTTTGTTTTTACAGGAATCCATTACTTCTCAAAAAATCAATGGAAACGCCACTTTCTTTTTCATTTGAATCTGAATTTTTTCCTGTAATAAGTTTTTCAATATATTTCCCAATCATATCTGCTTCAAGATTTACTTTTTCACCAGCTTTTCTTGAGCCTATGGTTGAAAGACCTTTTGTATGAGGAATAATTGCAAGGGAAAAAGAATCCTGTTCAACCGAATTGATTGTAAGGCTTGTTCCGTCCACTGCAATTGAACCTTTATCAATTACATACTTCATTATATTTAAAGGAGCTTTAATGCTTATAATTATTGCATTACTCCTTTCTTCAACAGATAAAATCTCCCCTACTCCGTCAATATGCCCTGAGACAAGATGACCGTCAAGGCGATCGGAAAGCTTTAAAGCTCTTTCAAGATTTACTTTTTGTCCTGGCTTTGAATTTTTAAAAGTCGATTTTTCAATAGTTTCAGGACTTATATCAACATCAAAAAACCTTCCATTTATTTTTACAGCAGTAAGACATCCTCCATTAACAGCTATACTGTCTCCGATTTTTGTTCCATCAAGATCAAATTCGGATTCAATGGACATTTTTTTACCTTCTCCAACAGCAGAAATGGCTCTTATTGTTCCAAAACCTTCTATAATTCCTGTAAACATTCTAAGCTTTGTCCAATCTTTAAAATTGTTTATTAGCTAATATTAGCATTATTTTTAAAGTTTCAATAACCCCGGCTACAAGATTTCCAAATTTAACACTCTTAATCAAAATAAAAAACAGGCCACAACAGATTTTTATAAACACCAGATTTTGAATCTGTTCGCCCTTCAATAAGAATATCATCATCAAATTTGCTTAATTTTGTATTCTGCACTTTAATTGCATCTGACATTTTTTCAGGGCCGTTTCCAGAAATTCCCTCAAATGATTTTGAACAGCCAATAATTTTGGAGCCATAAAAAAAAGCAATTTGATCAACAAGATTGTTGTTCAAAAATGAACCTGCAATCATTGAACCGCCTTCAACCATAAGGCTTGAAATTTTTCTTTTACCAAGTTCAATAAGAAGGCTTGAAAGACAAACATGGGAATTTTTATCTTTTTTAACTTTAATTACTTCCACACCAAAATCATTGAATTTTTTAATTCTTAAAGGATCACAGTCTTCAACACAGGCAAAAAGTGTATTTTTTTTCATTTCATCTGAAAAAATCTTCAAACCTGATTCAGGATCAAGTTTTAAATTTGAGTCTGTAACAATTTTTAAGGGATCAGAAGATTTAATTTCTTTAATTCTTGTATTCAAAGAAGGATTATCTGCTTCAACAGTATTTCTTCCAACTAAAACAGCTTGGCATTGATGTCTTAAAAAATGAGACCATCTTCTTGACTTTTCATTGGTTATCCATTTTGAATCCCCTGTTTTTGTTGCAATTCTGCCGTCAAGAGTCATGGCAAGCTTTAATACAGTATAAGGTGTTTTTTCAGTAATGAACTTAATAAAAGGAAGATTTAACGCCCTTGCTTTTTCTTGAAGAAGCCCATTTAAAACCTCAACATTATTTTGTCTTAGAAAAGCATTTCCAGAACCGCTTACTTTAGGATTTGGATCTTCAATTGCAGTTACAACTTTTTTTACCCTGCTTTTTAAAATTTTTTCAGTACATGGAGGAGTTTTTCCATAATGACTGCAAGGTTCTAAAGTAACATAAAGGGTTGAACCTTCTGCATTTTTTCCAGCCTGGTCAAGGGCATTTACCTCTGCATGGGCTTTTCCATATTCTTCATGAAAACCCTGGCCAATTATATCTCCGTTTTTAACACAAACTGCTCCAACCATGGGATTGGTTTTTGTAAATCCCCTTCCCCTGGAGGCAAGCTCAAGAGCAAGGTTCATATATTCAATATCTTTTTTGTCAAACATTAAATACCGTTCTAATTAAGGTTTTTTGGGCATAAGAAACTGACTAAGTTCACTTACAAAATCATTTACACTTTTAAACTCTCTATATACAGAAGCAAATCTTACATAAGCAACTTCATCAATATCATGGAGCTTTTCCATTACTTTTTCACCCAAAAGCTCTGTTGGAAACTCCCTTGATTCACTTTCTTTTAACTCTTTTTCAAGATCATCAATAAAAGCTTCAATAGTATCTATACTTACACTTCTTTTTTCACAGGCCTTGAGTATTCCGGTTCTTAATTTTTCACGAAGAAATTCTTCCCTTCTTCCATCTTTTTTTACAATCATAAGAGGGATTTCTTCAATTTTTTCATAGGTTGTAAAACGTCCAACGCAGGAAAGACATTCACGCCTTCTTCTTATGGAACAACTGTCCTTGGAAAGCCTTGAATCTATAACTTTATCTTCTACTTCTCCGCAAAAAGGACACTTCATTTGTTTTCTCCTGGAGGATCAAATTTAACAGTTTCAACCCCGGCTTCTGAAAGCATTTCTTCAGACATTTCATCTGAATAGTCTCCAAGATAACAAACCCTTTTTATTCCGGCATTTATTATCATTTTTGAGCAAATGGAGCATGGTTTTGTATTTACATAAATATCTGCCCCGTCAATTGAAACTCCGTGCTTTGCAGCCTGAACTATGGCATTTTGCTCTGCATGGGTTCCCCGGCAAAGCTCATGTCTTTCACCGGAAGGGACATTCATTTTTTCCCTTAAACATCCTGTTTCTATGCAATGCTTTATTCCTGAAGGAGGCCCATTGTAACCTGTGGCAAGAATATGTCTGTTTTTTACTATTACAGCACCCACTTTACGCCTCAAACAAGTTGATCTTTTTGAAACAAGTTCGGTAATACCTATAAAATATTCATCCCAGGAAGGCCTTTGTTCCATTGGTGCTCTCCGTTTTTTTATTCCATGAAAAGAGGAAAACCCGAGGCAAGTTCTTTTACCTTTGCACCTATTTCTGAAATAAGTTTTTCATTTTCGCAATTATCAATTATATCAAATATCCACTGACCTATTGTTTCCATTTCCTTTTCTTTCATCCCTCTGGTTGTAAGAGCAGGAGTTCCGATTCTTATTCCGCTTGTTACAAAAGGGCTTTTTGTTTCAAAAGGAACAGTATTTTTATTAACTGTAATATTTGCCTTTCCAAGAGCTGCTTCTGCATCTTTTCCAGTAACACCCTTATTTGTTAAATCAATTAAAACAAGGTGATTGTCTGTTCCTCCTGAAACAAGATCCAGTCCGCTTTGAAGTAAAGTCTTTGAAAGAGCTTTGGAATTTTTTAAAACTTGTTCCTGATATTTTTTAAATTCCGGGTTTAAAGCTTCTTTAAATGCAACAGCTTTAGCAGCAATTACATGCATTAAAGGTCCGCCCTGAATTCCTGGGAAAATCTGCCTGTTTACAATGCTTGTAAGATCTTCACCTGAAAGAATAAGTCCGCCCCTTGGACCTCTTAAAGTTTTATGGGTGGTTGAAGTTGTAATATTTGCGTGTGGAATAGGAGAAGGATGAAGACCTGCAGCAACAAGTCCTGCAATATGAGCCATATCCACAAGAAGATAAGCATCAACAGACTTTGCTATTTTTGCAAATCTTTCAAAATCAAGAATCCTTGGGTAAGCACTTGCACCGGCAACTATCATCTTGGGTCTTACTTCTTTTGCAATTTTTTCCACTTCATCATAGTCAATTGTACCGGTTTCTTTTGAAACCCCATAATGGGAAAAATCAAAAAGTCTTCCTGAAAAATTCACTCCGCTTCCATGGGTTAGGTGACCGCCATGGGAAAGATCCATTCCAAGAACCTTGTCTCCCGGCTCAATAAAAGAAAAAAAGGCCGCCATATTTGCCTGGGAACCTGAGTGGGGCTGAACATTTGCATAGCTTGCATTAAAAAGTTCTTTTACTCTTTTTATTGCAAGTTCTTCAGCAATATCAACAAACTCGCATCCTCCATAATATCTTTTTGAAGGATAGCCTTCTGCGTACTTATTTGTCATTATACAGCCCTGAGCTTCCATTACAGAATCGCTTACAATGTTTTCCGATGCAATAAGCTCAAGATTTTCTATTTGTCTTTTGGTTTCATTTTTTATGGCTCTAAAAATTTCAGGGTCTGTTTTTTCAATTGTTTCAGGGTTCAACTTAGGCCTCCTTATATTGAGAATATCGAATTTAATTTATAAAATAACTTTAAAATTTTATTTTCTAATCATTTACTACAAAATCAGAACAAATCAAGGCGCATCTGGTGTCTTCCGCCTTCAAATTTTGTCTTAAGCCAGGTATCAACTATTTCAAATGCTAAAATATCTCCCACCACTCTTCCTCCAAGAACAAGAACATTGGAATTATTGTGAAGCCTGCTCATTTTTGCAGAAAATATATCATTACAAAGTGCAGCTCTTATCCCTTTATGCCTATTTGCTGCCATTGACATTCCAAGCCCTGTTCCGCAAAGAAGAATTCCAAGATCGTATTCTTTTGTTTTTACTGCCCTGGCAACCTGGTTTGCATAATCAGGATAATTGACTGAATCTTTGGAAAAACTCCCTATATCTTTTACTTTTATTCCTTTTTTTTCAAGGAAATCAAATATTTTGGCCTTTAATTCATAGGCTGCATGATCACAGCCTATGATAATTGTTTCTTTCATTTTTTTCTCCAAAATTTTAACTAGATTTTTTAAAAACAAGACAGGTGTTCACTCCTCCAAACCCAAAAGAATTGGACATAACATAATTTAATTTTGCTTTTTGACTTTTATTGGGAACATAATCAAGAAAACAATCGGGATCAGGATTATTAAGATTGATTGTGGGAAAAATCAGCTGATTTTCAAGACTTAAAACACAGGCTGCGGCTTCAAGAGCTCCTGCAGCACCTAAAAGATGTCCTGTCATTGATTTGGTAGAGGAAAGTTTAAGATTTTTATAATTATCTTTAAAAACTTTTTTTATTGCTGCGGTTTCGTATTTATCATTTAATATTGTAGAAGTTCCATGGGCGTTTATATAGTCAATTTCACAAGGATTAAGCCCTGAAGACAAAAGAGCGGCTTCCATTACATCAGCCATTCCTTTTCCCTCCGGCTCAGGAGCAGCTATATGATATCCTTCGCTTAAAACAGAATATCCTGTAATTTCAGCCAAAGGTTTTGCTCCCCTTTTAAGGGCTTTATCCATATTTTCCAGCACAAGGAAAGCACTTCCTTCACCTGGAACAAACCCGTCCCTTTTTTTGTCAAAGGGTCTTGAAGCAGATTCAGGATCAGTGTTTTTTGAAAGGGCCTTCATTGAGTTAAGCCCTGAAAGAAATACCGGGGTAATCACAGCTTCAGTTCCTCCGGCAATACAACAATCCATTTCACCATATTTTATACGAAGATAGGCTTCACCAATTGCGTTTGCCCCTGCAGCACAAGCACTGGCACAAGTAAGAACCGGCCCCTTGATTCCCAAATGAATACTCATTGTTCCCACTGCCATATTCGGCAGAAAATGGGGAATAAAATAAGGGCTCAGCCTTGATGTCTTTTTAAGAAGATGTCTTTCTACAGCCTCCTCAGCAAGATCAAAACCTCCGGCTCCATTGCCCCCAAAAATACCTATTTTATTTTTTCCATAATAATCAAGATCAAGGCCTGAATCTAAAACTGCAAGTTTTCCGGCAGCAACAGCATATAAAATATATAAGGGAAGATTATTCGACTTATTTTTCTTAAAATAATCTTCCCTTATAAAATTTTTAACTTCACCTGCGACCTTAAAAGTAAAACCATCTGTATTAAATCTTTTTATAAAATCAATACCTGATTTTCCAGCCGCAAGAGAATCAAAAAACTCCTTTTTACCGGTTCCAACAGGCGAAACAACGCCTATGCCTGTAACAGCAACCCTATGAAATGGAGCTTCATTCATTTAGATTTACAAAACTTTTTCCATATATTCCAGAGCATCTTTCACTGTAAGAAGATTTTCTGCGTCTTCATCTGGAATTTCAATATCGAATTCATCTTCAAGACTCATCACAAGCTCAACAATCTTTAGTGAATCTGCACCAAGATCATTGATAAATGATGCTTCAGGAACAATTTTTTCAATATCGACTTCAAGCTTTTCTGCAATAATGGATTTAAGTTTATCCTGAACAGACATTTTCACCTCAACTTTCTAAATAAAGCCGCATAAAAAACGCGGCCAATCAAGAATTAAAGTTCTTCTCCGCCACCTATAACAAGACGCCCTTTGTACATTCCGCACCCAGGACAAGCTGCGTGAGAACGCTTTGGTTCACCACATTCAGGACATGCCTGAAGGCTTGGTATTGTAACTTTTTCTTTTTGATGTGTACGACGCTTATCTCTGCGTGATCTTGATGACCTTCTCTTTGGAACTGCCATTATTGACTCCTGTAAACTTTACTGCATTATTTTAATATTGTTTGGCCGAATAAATTTAAAATTTCGGTCGGTTACTGTCCATATAAATAAAATCCAAGCTAAGTTAGCATAATAAACAGCCACTTACAAGGTTATTGTATCTTATTTATCATAGCAACTTTTAAAGCAGATTACCTCATTATCAGATTCCCTGATAATTTCCATATTTTTCTATACTTTTATAAAAAAATTTTAAATTAACTAAAAAACTAAGTTTTATTAAATAAAAAATTTAATGATTCACCCAAAACCAAATTTTTTTATTCAGTCACTATTTTTATTCAGTCACTAATTATATTACACTTTAAAGCAGTAGATATAGTTATATAAATTTTTAAATATTTTATCTTTTAACATAATAATAACTTTAGTTCATTAAAATCTTTTTATTTTAAACATAAAACCTTCAAATTAGATAAAAAATAAATTCATTGACATCTACCTTAGATAGAGAATAAATCTAAATCATATTCTCAGGGCGGGGCGAAATTCCCCACCGGCGGTAATCTTTTCAAAGAAAGCCCGCGAGCGCCTTAATTTGTTTTAAGGGTCCAGCAGATTCGGTGAAAATCCGAAGCCGACGGTTAAAGTCCGGATGGAAGAGGATAGAAATTATTTATGCGTTTGCATTAATTTTCCGGTTGTATTTTTACAGCCAATCCCCTCTTTTTGCCCTGATTCATGAAAAATCATTATTATCAAGGAGTTAAACCATGAATCAGACTTTATTATCACAATTTGGCAATCCTTATGAAAGGGTTGAAAATGGACTAAAATCACTTGCAAGTGGAAATGGAATACTTGTAACTGACAATGAAGACAGGGAAAACGAGGGTGACCTTATTTTTTCTGCAGAGCATCTCAATAATCTTCAGATGGCAACACTGATTAGAGAATGCAGCGGAATTGTCTGTCTTTGTCTTACAGATAAAAAAATAAAATCACTTGAAATCCCAATGATGGTTGAAAGTAATACGTCTAAATTTCAGACAGCATTCACTGTTTCTATTGAAGCAGCAGAAGGAGTAACAACCGGAGTTTCAGCAGCTGACAGAGTTACAACAATAAAAGCTGCAATAAATGACAATGCAAAACCAAAAGATCTTAAAAAACCAGGACATGTTTTCCCGTTAATGGCAAGAAAAGGCGGAGTTCTTGAAAGGCAGGGACATACAGAAGCCACTGTTGATATGTGCAGACTTGCAGGACTAAAGCCCTATGGAGTTTTATGTGAAGTTACAAACCCTGACGGAACAATGGCAAGGACTCCTCAAATAGTTGATTTTGGGCTTAAAAACAAAATTCCTGTTCTGACAGTTGATGACATTGTTCTATATAGGGAAAAAAACAAAATCTAAATTCACCTAACCTAAGCTTATTTTTCGGGTTTACCCATATTTGGTAAGCCCGAAAAAACTTTGTGCTTCTAATTTTCCACAAATAAGAACGATAATTCATTAAAATATTGCTTTGACCTTGCGTATTTGAGCTATACAGTGATAAAAAAGGTTTATATTTTTATTAAAAACAAAAATCAGGACAGGTTATGAAGATGAAAATAATAACAAGATTTCCCCCAAGCCCAACAGGCTCACTCCATGTAGGGGGAGCAAGAACAGCTGTTTTTAACTGGCTTTATTCAAAAGCTAAAAAAGGTAAGTTTATTTTAAGATTTGAAGATACTGACCAGGAAAGATCCACAAAAGAATCTGAAGAAGAAATCCTTGAAGCCATGGAATGGCTTGGGCTTGATTATGATGAAGGCCCTTTTTATCAGACAAAAAGAACCGATGTTTACCAAAAATATGCAGATATTCTCATTGAAAAAGGACTTGCCTATTATTGCACCTGCACCCAGGAAGAAGTTGAGGCAATGAGGGAAAAGGCAAGATCTGAAGGAAAAAAACCAAAATACGACGGAAGATGCAGGGAAAAAAACCTTCCAAAATCCCAAGGTGCGGCTTTACGTATTAAAGCTCCCCTTTCAGGAACCTGCATAATAAAAGATATAATAAAAGGCAATATTTCAGTACCTTATGAAGAGCTTGATGATTTTATAATTCAAAGAAGCGATGGCTCTTTTACCTATAATTTTGCTGTAACTATAGATGACCTTACAATGGAGGTAAGTCCTATAATAAGAGGGGACGACCATGTAAGCAACACTCCAAAGCAGATTGTCATTTATGAAGCCCTTGAAGAAAAGCTGCCTGAATTTGGCCATGTTCCCATGGTTCTTGGTTCAGACAAAAAAAGGCTGAGCAAAAGACACGGAGCAATGAGTATTCTTGAGTATAAAAAACTAGGTTATCTTCCAGATGCTGTTATAAATTATCTTGTAAGACTTGGCTGGTCTTGCGGGGATCAAGAATATTTCACAAGAACTGAACTTATTGAAAAATTCTCCCTTGAAAATATTGGCCGTTCACCAGGAGTTTTTGATCCTGAAAAAATGCTGAGCTTAAACGCAGAGCATATTCAAAATTCAGACGATGATTTTCTTTGCAAAACAATTTCCAATCAGTCAGGGCTTCCTGCTACAGAAAAGCTCAAGCTTGCGGTTAATGTTTACAAATCAAGGGCAAAAACTCTTTTTGAACTTGAAGATTCTATAAAAGTTTATTTTACCGATGAATTTGAATATTCAGAAAAAGCTGCCAAGGACAATCTTAAAGTATCAGCAGCAGAAATTCTTCAAAACTTTGCCAATAACTTAAAAAACATAAAAAACTTTACCCATGATGAAATTGACCTGGCCTTTAACCAGGTTCTATCTGATCATGAAATAAAATTTCCCAAACTTGCCAAACCTCTTCGCGTTGCTCTCACAGGTATAGCCCAGGGAGCTGGAATCCATGAAACCCTTGAGCTTACAGGTCAGGAAAAAGCAATTGAGAGAATTGAAAAGGCAGTTTTGTGGATTAAAGAAAACAGGGGATAAAATTTCCTTGACTTTCTTTTGATATGGAGCTAAACAGTTTTCACTTCCTGAGGGATGGTCTAATGGTAAGACGGCGGACTCTGACTCCGCTTATCGGGGTTCAAATCCCTGTCCCTCAGCCACTGTCAATAAAGGCTCTCAGCGTTTTTCACTGAAGGCCTTTTTTTATTATAATCAAATTTATTCCTAGTTTGTTCCCAACTATATTTTTGTTCCCGCCAATTTCAGCCAAAAAAAGAGTAGGAGATTTTAACAAATTGGAATTAAATTTGTATTGAAAATTCTTTTCGCTAAGCGGTAAATTATGGCTGATGGATAAACTTGTAATAAATTTAAATTCGTATTAAATTTATTACAATATTATTGAACACAAGGAGCACCCCATTATGTTGTCCGTTAAATTACCTGAAGACCTTGAAAAAAGGCTTAATGATTTAGTTTCAAAAACAAACCGCACAAAGTCGTTTTATGCCGTAGAAGCATTACCTCTCTACATTGAAGACCTGGAAGATCTTTACCTTTCTGAAAAAGCCTTTGAAGAATTTTTACTAAACGGTGAAAAAGCCCTTTCATCAGAAGAGGTTAGAAAAAAACTTGGCTTATAAAATCAAATATACCCCAGAAGTATTAAAACAGCTTTCAAAACTTGATAAACCCATTGCTAAAAAAATTCTTGATTACATGGACAATAGAGCAGCCAACCAGATCAATCCTCAGCCGAAAATATTTCTGCTAATGATTCACTTTGGGTTACTACTCTATCTGCTTCCATTTTTGCTAAATCCAGGGGGTAGCCATATCGCCTTAATACGTTTCTTACTGCAACTCTTATAGCTTTGCCTTCAAATACTTTTTGTCTTACTTCAAAATGATTTACTATATCTTTTGCAATATCTTTTAATCTGTCAGGATGTCCTATCACTGCATCAATGGTTGCTGTTTTCTTTTTTGCTTTTTTCTAAAGGAAAAAAATGACACAGGAGCAGCCTCCTGTGTCAGACGGTAGGTTTATTTGGAAGGAATATGGGGATTTAAACTTGTTAATCAATGTTTTTTATATATCTGTCAAAAGATGAAGCACCTGAAGATTTAAGCGGAATAAATGATTTTTCAGTTTTTTTACAGATTTTTTTCAGTCTTAGACAGGCATCATGGCTTGTACAGTCAATGGGACAAAAAACCATATCAGCTGAAGAAACTAAGTTATCAATACTTTTTTTAGAAGACTCCATTCCACCATCATGATAAATAAATTCCCCTCCGTATTCTTCAACAATTTCCTTATATCTTGGAAGGATGTTTTTTCTTCCTCCAACATATAGAATTTTTTTGCCGCAAAGAGCAGGGCCTGGACAGTTTGGTGAAGTACATCCACTGCATTTTATCTTCTCTGGAGGATTGTTAACAGGCTCAAAAAAGCTGTTTATAATTTTTTTTGATTCAAGTTCTTTTTCAAGTTCTTTGATTTTTTTGCATAAAAAAGAGTTTTCATTTTTTAAAAACTCAACACTGCTCTCAAGTTCGTTTATTTTTATGTTTTGATTCTTATTTTCATACCCAGGGCTATTTGTAATTTTTTCATTTTTAAGTTCATTAAGTTCTTTTTCAGCCTCGTCCAGATAGGAAAAAAGCTGATTTGTTTTTATTTTTTCATTTTTGTACTTTTTATTTAAGTCTGAAAACTTTTTGCTAAATGCTCTTTTAAGAGTTCTGATTTTAATGTTGAGCTTGTCATTTTCTTCTTCTACTCTTTTAACTCTTTTTATATCTGCCCGTGTGCTTCGCCCTATCATATGTGAAAGCATATGAACTTCACCAAAGGCATTTGCAAGAGTTGTTGCCGAAGGGAAAGGATGACTCATCAAAGCCCAATAAGGTCCTGGGATATTTCCTTTTTCATATTCGTAATTCCATTTGTCTTTAAGTTCAGCATCTGATTTTATTTTTGAAAACTCCCTTACTTCCTTTTCAAACTTTTTATCAAGAGCCTTGGTCAAGAGTTTTGCAGGAAGCTCGTCTTCACCCGCAAGATATACAAAAATTCCATGAATTTCATGTTCAGTGGAGTTTTTTGGAATTAAAACCTTTGCTTTTCTCTGGATTTTTTCAAGTTCTTTTAGACTCAGGCAGGTTCCAACTATTGAACAATGAAAATGACCTTTAATTTCATTTATTTTTTTTCTTTTTCCAGATGGATTAAAATCATTTAAGTTCATTTTTTTTCCTCTTTAGATAGTTTTCTATTGTTTCAAGGTTTTTGCTGAAGGCATTAACAATTAAGGGGTCAAATTGTGTTCCTGAATTTTGAAAAACTTCTATTACAGTTGATTCAAAATCCATTTTGTTTCTATATGGCCTTTTTTGCATCATTGCGGAGACTGAATCAGCAACTGCAATAATTCTGGCACCAAGTGGAATCTCATATCCTTTAAGACCTGAGGGATAACCCTTTCCATCGTATCTTTCATGGTGATGTAAAATAATATCCTTAATTGAATTTTTTTCAGTAAAACCTTCAATTGAAGAAACAATTTCAGCACCAACCATTGGATGACTTTTAATACAATCCCATTCTTCTTGGCTGAGTTTGTCTTTTTTAAAAAGAATATTATCAGGAATTCCTATTTTACCAATATCGTGTAAATGGCCAGCAAGATGAATAACTTCAAGCTGCTGTTTTTTTAAGCCTATGGATTTTCCAATTATTGATGATATATCAGCTACTTCATTTGAATGCTCTTTGGTGGAGTTATCTCTGGCATCAAGTGCCCTGCCAAGTGCTGTTGCAAAATCATGGAGGAGTTTTGAATAATTGGGAAGACTGGGACATCGGTTACAGGACAGCAAAAATTCATTGTAAAGAAAATTATTACTTATAGCTGTATCAGCTTGCATTTATTTATCCTCATAAAGTTAGGAGTATCTAATTAGTTTAAGGTTGACTAATACAATCTTGGATATTATCAGTCAAGCAAAAAAATAGGAGTCAGAAAAAAATGGAATTTTTTAAAAAAAGTTTTTTATTTAAAAGAGACAATAAGACATTTTATGTTTTTAGTGAGCTTCTTGAAATTGTCAGGTGCAAAGATTATCAGGACATAGAAGACTCTCTTGTATATATTGAAAAAATGGTTTCCCTTGGATATTTTGCAGCAGGATTTGTTGCTTATGAAGCTGCTAAGGCATTTGATCCCAAGTTTTTTGTAAACCAAAATGAAATTTCAGACTATCTCTGGTTTGGAATTTATAAAAAAGTTGAAATTGCTGATATTGAAAGTTTTTGTACAGATAAAAAATCAGGCTGGAACCCTGATTGGAAATTTCCTTTTTCATATAAAGATTATGAAAAAAAAATTGAGTTTATTAAAAACAAAATAAAGCTGGGTGATATTTATCAGCTAAATCTTACATTTCTTATGAGTTGTTTTGTACAAGAGCCTGCTTTTGATATTTTTGTGCGACATTTTGCAGGACTTGACAGTCCTTATTGCGGTTTTGTTGAAACAGATGAGTTTGCTGTAATCAGCTCTTCTCCTGAACTTTTTTTCTCTCTTGATAAAGATATTCTGACTTCAAAACCAATGAAAGGTACCATAAAAAGGGGAATAAATTGTAAGGAGGATGAAATAAATAAAAAAATTCTTTCAAATTCAATAAAAGATCAGGCTGAAAATATAATGATACTTGATATGATGAGAAATGATTTTTCAAAAATATCAGAAAAATTATCTGTAAAAGCAGACAATATTTTTGAAATAGAAAAATATTCAAGAGTTTTTCAAATGACTTCAACTGTAAAATGCAAAACTAAAGCTTCAATAACAGAAATATTTAAAGCTCTTTTCCCTTGTGCTTCAATAACAGGAGCTCCTAAATTTAAAGCTATGGAATATATCAACGAGTTGGAAAATTCCCAAAGGGGAGTTTATACAGGGGCAATGGGATATTTAATGCCGGGTAGAAAATCTGTTTTTAATGTTGCAATAAGAACTCTTTATATTAATAAAAAAAAGAAACTGGGTTTTTACGGTACAGGAGGTGGAATTGTCTGGGACTCAAAAGCAAAAGAAGAATATGATGAATGCATGAACAAAGCTCTTGTTGTTTCAGAGCCTGAACCTGACTTTATGCTTCTTGAAACTATGCTTTATATTCCAGATAGTGGATTTTATCTTGAAAAATATCATGTTAAAAG encodes the following:
- a CDS encoding bifunctional anthranilate synthase component I family protein/class IV aminotransferase, with translation MEFFKKSFLFKRDNKTFYVFSELLEIVRCKDYQDIEDSLVYIEKMVSLGYFAAGFVAYEAAKAFDPKFFVNQNEISDYLWFGIYKKVEIADIESFCTDKKSGWNPDWKFPFSYKDYEKKIEFIKNKIKLGDIYQLNLTFLMSCFVQEPAFDIFVRHFAGLDSPYCGFVETDEFAVISSSPELFFSLDKDILTSKPMKGTIKRGINCKEDEINKKILSNSIKDQAENIMILDMMRNDFSKISEKLSVKADNIFEIEKYSRVFQMTSTVKCKTKASITEIFKALFPCASITGAPKFKAMEYINELENSQRGVYTGAMGYLMPGRKSVFNVAIRTLYINKKKKLGFYGTGGGIVWDSKAKEEYDECMNKALVVSEPEPDFMLLETMLYIPDSGFYLEKYHVKRILESAKYFSFEFNLDKFSDFLKNFKSDKFLKVRVLAGKNRQLSFESFELLDNPLEKKIKWKVCLSNENISSKNRFIYHKTTNRKIYEDALSKYKKYNDVILVNERNEITESCYSNIVIQKNGCLYTPHSSSGLLPGTMRQFLIDEKKLKEKIILKNELKDCEKIFLINSVRGFIEVELDIS